One part of the Mycobacterium marinum genome encodes these proteins:
- a CDS encoding CoA transferase subunit A: protein MDKVVATVAEAVADITDGASLAVGGFGLCGIPEALIAALVDSGVTDLETVSNNCGVDGVGLGVLLQHKRIRRTVSSYVGENKEFARQFLSGELEVELTPQGTLAERLRAGGMGIPGFYTPAGVGTQIADGGLPWRYDASGAVAVVSPPKETREFDGVTYVLERGIRTDFALVHAWKGDRHGNLLYRYSAANFNPECAPAGRITIAEVEHLVEPGEIDPATVHTPGVFVQRVVHVPNPIKRIEKETVRP from the coding sequence ATGGACAAGGTAGTGGCCACCGTCGCGGAGGCGGTGGCAGACATAACCGATGGGGCGTCGCTGGCGGTCGGGGGATTCGGCCTGTGCGGCATTCCGGAAGCGTTGATCGCGGCGCTGGTGGATAGTGGTGTCACTGACCTCGAGACGGTGTCGAACAATTGCGGTGTCGACGGCGTCGGGCTGGGTGTGTTATTGCAGCACAAGAGAATTCGCCGAACAGTTTCCTCCTATGTGGGGGAGAACAAGGAGTTCGCGCGTCAGTTCCTTTCCGGCGAACTCGAGGTGGAACTGACCCCGCAGGGCACGTTGGCGGAGCGGTTGCGCGCCGGTGGTATGGGCATCCCAGGTTTCTACACACCGGCCGGTGTTGGTACCCAGATAGCCGACGGCGGCCTGCCCTGGCGCTACGACGCCTCGGGCGCGGTCGCGGTGGTGTCTCCTCCCAAGGAGACTCGCGAATTCGATGGCGTTACTTACGTTCTCGAGCGCGGGATCCGCACCGATTTCGCGCTGGTTCATGCGTGGAAGGGGGACCGGCACGGCAATCTTCTGTATCGCTACTCTGCGGCGAACTTCAACCCCGAGTGCGCTCCGGCGGGCCGGATCACGATTGCTGAGGTCGAGCATCTTGTCGAGCCCGGCGAGATCGACCCGGCCACAGTCCACACCCCGGGCGTGTTCGTGCAGCGGGTGGTGCATGTGCCCAATCCCATCAAGCGGATCGAGAAAGAGACGGTGCGGCCGTGA
- a CDS encoding AMP-binding protein — protein sequence MTIGANLAATASQCESRDALVDVRSGRRWSYAQLLTDVRQLATGLVRAGIGRGDRVGIWAPNRWEWVLVQYATAEIGAILVTINPAYQARELEYALRQSGVAMVIAASGFKGSDYAAIFAEVAPGCPELHDVVFLDGDGWAKLAGSGADLVALQEIATTLSADDPINIQYTSGTTGFPKGVTLSHRNILNNGYLVGELLEYTAEDRICIPVPFYHCFGMVMGNLAATSHGACMVIPAPGFDPAATLRAVQAERCTSLYGVPTMFIAELGLADFATYDLSSLRTGIMAGSTCPVEVMRKVIDQMHMAGISICYGMTETSPVATQTRSNDSLERRVATVGRVGPHLEIKVVDPATGRIVPRGTAGEFCTRGYSVMSGYWKAPERTAEVIDPEGWMHTGDLALMDECGYVQITGRIKDIVVRGGENISPREIEEFLHSHPDIVDAHVVGVPDERMGEELMAVVKLRAGAPELTTDRLREYCAGQIAKFKIPRYLRLVDEFPMTVTGKVRKVEMRQQAIEYLRGQH from the coding sequence ATGACCATCGGCGCAAATCTCGCCGCTACCGCGTCCCAGTGTGAAAGCCGCGACGCCCTCGTCGATGTCCGTTCGGGCCGTCGGTGGAGCTACGCCCAGCTTCTAACCGACGTGCGCCAATTGGCGACGGGCTTGGTGAGGGCGGGGATCGGCCGTGGCGATCGGGTCGGGATCTGGGCGCCAAACCGCTGGGAGTGGGTGCTGGTCCAATACGCGACCGCGGAAATCGGAGCCATCCTGGTCACGATCAATCCTGCCTACCAGGCGCGCGAGTTGGAGTATGCATTGCGCCAATCCGGCGTCGCGATGGTGATCGCCGCTTCGGGTTTCAAGGGGTCGGACTACGCGGCGATCTTCGCGGAGGTAGCGCCGGGGTGTCCCGAACTGCACGATGTCGTGTTCTTAGACGGCGATGGCTGGGCGAAGTTGGCCGGATCCGGTGCCGATTTGGTTGCGCTGCAGGAGATTGCCACCACACTCAGCGCCGACGATCCCATCAACATCCAGTACACCTCTGGCACAACGGGCTTTCCCAAAGGTGTCACGCTGAGCCATCGAAATATCCTCAACAACGGCTATTTGGTGGGTGAACTGCTCGAATACACCGCCGAGGATCGCATCTGTATCCCGGTGCCGTTCTATCACTGCTTTGGCATGGTGATGGGCAATCTGGCGGCTACCAGCCACGGCGCCTGCATGGTGATTCCGGCACCTGGGTTCGACCCGGCTGCGACTTTGCGGGCCGTGCAGGCCGAACGGTGCACCAGCCTGTACGGCGTCCCGACGATGTTCATCGCCGAGCTCGGACTGGCGGACTTCGCGACTTATGACCTGAGCAGCCTGCGTACCGGCATCATGGCGGGCTCGACCTGCCCGGTCGAGGTGATGCGCAAAGTGATCGACCAGATGCACATGGCCGGGATCTCCATCTGTTACGGCATGACCGAGACATCGCCGGTGGCGACCCAGACTCGCAGCAACGATTCCCTTGAGCGACGCGTCGCGACGGTGGGGCGGGTGGGCCCGCACCTGGAGATCAAGGTGGTCGACCCGGCGACCGGTCGGATCGTGCCCCGCGGCACCGCCGGTGAGTTCTGTACTCGGGGCTACTCGGTGATGTCTGGGTACTGGAAGGCTCCGGAGCGGACCGCGGAGGTGATCGACCCCGAGGGCTGGATGCACACCGGCGATCTGGCGCTGATGGACGAATGCGGATACGTGCAGATCACGGGCCGGATCAAGGACATCGTGGTGCGAGGCGGGGAGAACATTTCGCCGCGTGAGATCGAGGAATTCCTCCACTCCCATCCCGATATCGTCGACGCCCACGTTGTCGGGGTGCCCGACGAGCGGATGGGCGAGGAGCTGATGGCAGTGGTCAAGCTGCGTGCCGGGGCGCCAGAGTTGACCACCGACCGGTTGCGCGAATACTGCGCCGGCCAAATCGCCAAATTCAAGATCCCGCGATATTTGCGGCTCGTCGACGAGTTCCCGATGACTGTGACCGGCAAGGTTCGCAAAGTTGAAATGCGCCAACAGGCGATCGAGTACCTCCGTGGGCAGCACTGA
- a CDS encoding TetR/AcrR family transcriptional regulator, which translates to MAASAPDEQTATPNRRSQQKSDRRLQLLSAAERLFAERGFLAVRLEDIGAAAGISGPAIYRHFPNKESLLVELLVGISSRLLAGARQVTTNSNDAAAALDGLIDFHLDFALGEPDLIRIQDRDLGHLPAAAERQVRKAQRQYVEIWVGVLRQLDPGLAESDARLMAHAAFGLLNSTPHSMKSADTKSACAPHSRAVMRAMTVAALTVDVGA; encoded by the coding sequence ATGGCAGCGTCCGCCCCGGACGAGCAGACCGCGACCCCGAATCGTCGCAGCCAGCAAAAGTCCGATCGGCGTTTGCAGCTGTTATCGGCGGCCGAGCGACTGTTCGCCGAGCGCGGCTTTCTGGCCGTACGACTCGAAGACATCGGCGCCGCGGCCGGTATCAGCGGTCCTGCGATCTACCGGCACTTCCCCAACAAAGAGTCACTACTGGTCGAGTTGCTAGTCGGAATCAGCTCCCGGCTGCTCGCCGGTGCCCGTCAGGTGACCACCAACAGCAATGACGCTGCCGCCGCTCTGGACGGTTTGATCGATTTCCATCTCGACTTCGCCTTGGGCGAACCGGACCTCATCCGGATCCAGGACCGCGACCTCGGGCACCTGCCCGCGGCGGCCGAACGCCAGGTGCGCAAAGCCCAGCGGCAGTACGTGGAGATCTGGGTGGGCGTGCTGCGCCAACTGGATCCCGGCCTGGCCGAATCCGACGCCCGGCTGATGGCGCACGCCGCGTTCGGCTTGCTCAATTCCACGCCACACAGCATGAAGTCAGCCGATACCAAGTCGGCGTGTGCACCCCATTCCCGCGCCGTGATGCGGGCGATGACCGTCGCCGCGCTAACGGTCGACGTGGGAGCCTAA
- a CDS encoding MmpS family transport accessory protein: MNDPRRPLRYGPPQPGPGPGWPQGPVNTPPADPAYADQAPYAPTYGGHVPQWAPGPYDEANPTQQLPPQYWQQNPGQPGEVLRDGPPPPEGPKTPRWLWIAAGAAVVLVIGLVIALVIANISVKNQTALEPLPPIAGPSSTIAPPTTRTSPTPSSSPAPTTTSGSATPTTTPTAGAMQTVVYTVTGEGRAISVTYMDTGDVIQTEFNVALPWSKEVSLSRSANHPASVTIVNIGHNVTCSVTVSGVQVRQRTGVGLTICDASG, from the coding sequence ATGAACGATCCGCGTCGACCCCTGCGGTATGGTCCCCCGCAACCGGGGCCCGGGCCAGGCTGGCCGCAGGGTCCGGTAAACACGCCGCCCGCCGATCCGGCCTACGCCGACCAAGCGCCCTATGCGCCGACATACGGCGGTCACGTTCCGCAGTGGGCTCCGGGTCCTTACGACGAGGCCAACCCCACTCAGCAATTGCCGCCACAGTATTGGCAACAGAACCCGGGTCAGCCGGGCGAGGTGCTGCGCGACGGACCGCCACCGCCGGAAGGCCCGAAGACACCGCGCTGGCTGTGGATCGCGGCCGGCGCGGCGGTGGTCCTGGTCATCGGTTTGGTCATCGCGCTGGTGATCGCGAACATCTCAGTCAAGAACCAGACCGCCCTCGAGCCGCTGCCACCGATCGCTGGGCCAAGCTCGACAATCGCGCCCCCCACGACGCGAACCTCACCCACGCCCAGCAGCAGCCCGGCGCCCACAACGACCAGCGGTTCGGCGACACCGACCACGACGCCTACCGCCGGTGCGATGCAGACCGTCGTGTACACCGTCACCGGCGAAGGCCGCGCGATCAGCGTCACCTACATGGACACCGGGGACGTCATACAGACCGAATTCAATGTCGCGCTGCCCTGGAGCAAAGAGGTGAGCCTGTCGCGGTCGGCGAACCATCCGGCGAGCGTCACCATCGTCAACATCGGCCACAACGTGACCTGCTCGGTGACGGTGAGCGGTGTTCAGGTCCGCCAGCGCACCGGGGTCGGCTTGACCATCTGCGACGCCTCGGGCTAG
- a CDS encoding MFS transporter produces the protein MTNPATGTFVRSRVVAWALWDCGSTGLNAIVTTFVFSVYLTSMVGEGMPGGSDPASWLGRAAAAAGLTIALLAPLVGVWVESPHRRRVALGVLTSVTVALTCAMFLIHDSPGYLWAGLALLAATAACSDLASVPYNSMLRQLSTPTTASRISGFGWASGYVGSVVLLILIYLGFVAGSGAHRGLLQLPAHDGFNIRVAMLLAAAWLAVLASPLLLVAHRLPDVGTVPQPATRMLGAYRKLWADISSEWRRDRNLVYFLIASAIFRDGLAAMFAFGAVLGVNVYGLTQADVLLFGVAASVVAAVGAVVGGFVDHRVGSKPVIVASLASILISAIVLMVLSGATAFWVCGLLLCLFIGPSQSSARALLLRMAPHGKEGVAFGLYTMTGRAVAFLGPWLFSIFVDIFSAVRAGLGGICLVLAVGLVGMLVVRVPRHGGVVVTETT, from the coding sequence ATGACCAACCCGGCCACCGGAACGTTTGTGCGATCCCGGGTGGTGGCATGGGCGCTGTGGGACTGCGGGTCGACCGGTTTGAACGCGATCGTGACGACCTTTGTGTTTTCCGTCTACCTGACCAGCATGGTGGGAGAGGGGATGCCCGGAGGCAGTGACCCGGCCAGTTGGCTGGGTCGAGCCGCGGCCGCCGCTGGCCTGACCATCGCGTTGCTGGCTCCGCTGGTCGGCGTATGGGTGGAATCCCCGCACCGCCGCCGGGTGGCCCTGGGCGTACTGACCAGCGTCACGGTGGCGCTGACCTGCGCGATGTTTTTGATCCATGACAGTCCCGGATACCTGTGGGCCGGGTTGGCATTGCTGGCCGCGACCGCGGCATGCAGTGACCTGGCGAGCGTTCCGTACAACTCGATGCTGCGTCAGCTCTCCACGCCGACGACCGCCAGCCGGATCTCGGGTTTCGGCTGGGCATCGGGATACGTCGGCAGCGTTGTGTTGCTGATATTGATCTATCTGGGCTTCGTGGCGGGCAGCGGCGCCCACCGCGGCTTGCTGCAGTTGCCGGCGCATGACGGCTTCAACATCCGGGTCGCGATGCTGCTCGCGGCGGCTTGGTTAGCCGTGCTGGCCTCGCCGCTGTTGCTGGTAGCCCACCGACTCCCCGATGTCGGCACGGTGCCGCAGCCGGCGACGAGAATGCTCGGTGCCTACCGAAAGCTGTGGGCCGACATCAGTTCGGAATGGCGTCGCGACCGCAATCTGGTCTACTTTCTGATCGCCAGCGCGATCTTCCGGGACGGCCTGGCGGCGATGTTCGCCTTCGGGGCGGTACTGGGCGTCAACGTCTACGGGCTGACTCAAGCCGATGTACTGCTGTTTGGTGTGGCCGCAAGCGTGGTGGCCGCGGTCGGGGCGGTGGTCGGTGGGTTTGTTGACCATCGGGTCGGATCCAAGCCGGTCATCGTCGCATCCCTGGCCTCGATCTTGATCAGTGCGATCGTTCTGATGGTGCTGTCGGGAGCGACGGCTTTTTGGGTGTGCGGGCTGCTGCTGTGTCTGTTCATCGGACCGTCGCAGTCGTCGGCGCGCGCTCTGTTGTTGCGCATGGCACCGCACGGCAAGGAGGGGGTGGCCTTCGGCTTGTACACGATGACAGGCCGCGCCGTGGCGTTCCTCGGGCCGTGGCTGTTTTCAATCTTTGTCGACATCTTCAGCGCGGTCCGAGCCGGACTGGGCGGCATCTGTCTGGTGCTGGCGGTGGGACTGGTGGGAATGCTGGTGGTGCGTGTTCCGCGGCACGGCGGTGTCGTCGTGACCGAGACGACCTAG
- the cmrA gene encoding mycolate reductase (Catalyzes the final step in mycolic acid biosynthesis.) — protein MPIPAPSPDARAVVTGASQNIGEALATELAARGHNLIVTARRESLLNELAARLTDKYRVTVEVRPADLADPQERTKLTDELAARPISILCANAGTATFGPVASLDPAGEKAQVQLNAVAVHDLTLAVLPGMIERRAGGILISGSAAGNSPIPYNATYAATKAFANTFSESLRGELRGSGVHVTLLAPGPVRTDLPDASEASLVERLVPDFLWISTEHTAQVSLDALARNKMRVVPGLTSKAMSVASQYAPRAIVAPIVGGFYKKLGDG, from the coding sequence ATGCCGATACCTGCGCCCAGTCCCGACGCACGTGCCGTTGTTACCGGAGCTTCGCAAAACATCGGCGAAGCGCTGGCCACCGAGTTGGCCGCGCGGGGGCACAACCTGATCGTCACCGCGCGCCGCGAATCGCTGCTGAACGAGCTCGCCGCCCGGCTGACCGACAAGTACCGCGTCACCGTCGAAGTCCGGCCGGCAGATCTCGCCGACCCACAGGAACGCACCAAGCTGACCGACGAACTCGCCGCGCGACCCATCTCGATCCTGTGCGCCAACGCCGGCACCGCGACGTTCGGTCCGGTCGCATCGCTGGACCCGGCGGGCGAAAAGGCGCAGGTGCAGCTCAATGCCGTCGCCGTGCACGACCTCACCTTGGCGGTGCTGCCGGGCATGATCGAGCGCAGGGCCGGCGGGATCTTGATTTCCGGTTCGGCGGCCGGCAACTCGCCGATCCCCTACAACGCGACCTATGCCGCCACCAAAGCCTTCGCAAACACCTTCAGCGAATCGCTGCGCGGTGAGCTGCGCGGCTCCGGAGTGCACGTCACCTTGCTGGCCCCGGGGCCGGTACGCACCGACCTGCCCGACGCCAGTGAAGCCTCGCTGGTCGAACGGCTGGTACCCGATTTCTTGTGGATCTCCACCGAACACACCGCCCAGGTTTCATTGGACGCCTTGGCCCGCAACAAGATGCGCGTCGTTCCCGGCCTGACCTCGAAAGCCATGTCGGTGGCCAGTCAGTACGCTCCCCGGGCCATCGTGGCACCCATCGTGGGCGGCTTCTACAAGAAGCTCGGGGACGGCTAG